One genomic window of Luteitalea pratensis includes the following:
- a CDS encoding TonB-dependent receptor — protein sequence MRRLDSPQRRQPHTLRAALILLASLAFAPAIGRATTQPPQHPTSDQDTREASGHLIVIVKDGQGGRLPGATVVFSSPGADAGGGPRVLVTDASGEATLDVPPGDYRLVVELPGFEPATVEASVRPSETAEAVATLSIGGYAEQVAVRAQPETFVPPTADGQVETLSPKEIEQLPDDLDELALAIEALAGVGAEIRVNGFEGGALPPKNQIQVVRIRKDPFSTDSMGAGQVRVEIITRPGGSTWTHEVSAGLRDQSLDARPPFSQVHPDGRTRRLNWSFSGPIVRQRSSMSGRLSVRDGYDAQPIIATGAPTEVPSLANTEHSRFDAELRVEHAINATQTLRGEYQRWDSRGDNLGVGEFELPERAFSDDSIGDIARISAIGTIGRHLLNEVRLEYVDIRNSVDSVSNAVGINVPNAFRSGGAQRAGGRRDQEIEIAQTVDLISHPKHKVRFGFETELGWTRTDRIDNYVGVFTFSSLADYEAGTPQQFSRRTGNPLVTYDRQEFSWFAYDEVEMREGLRFGFGFRHDIQSLLDDANNIAPRASLSWTPKERPKTTVTAGVGLFNEWYQPWVYEQSLQLDGTHLRDVIIRDPGYPNPLDGQGAEALPPPSIIRESAADLDMTYTARASVGVEHRFSQQLRVQLNVYGQSAQDRLRSLNANAPVAGVFPDPEFERITEIESTGRARSAGFDSSVRLARQDGKASGLVRYQYAQAWNDSDGPTTLPADSRDLDAEWGPASWDVRHRVFGFVRMELPMGLRANAWGDLASGAPYTVRTGLDDNSDTVFTDRPEGLGRNTERGTWQRTLNLRLGWRPELLDGGSASDGATPGPKPSPRGVEFYAQAWNILNETNFSRYAGVMTSPYFLQPTAAAPARRFDFGTRVFF from the coding sequence ATGCGCCGCCTCGATTCTCCTCAACGGCGTCAGCCACACACGCTACGTGCCGCGCTGATCCTGCTCGCCTCACTCGCCTTCGCACCCGCCATCGGTCGTGCGACCACGCAGCCTCCGCAGCACCCGACGTCCGATCAGGACACCCGGGAGGCAAGCGGCCACCTGATCGTCATCGTGAAGGACGGTCAGGGCGGACGCCTGCCGGGCGCGACCGTCGTGTTCTCGAGCCCCGGCGCCGACGCCGGCGGCGGTCCGCGCGTCCTGGTGACCGATGCGTCGGGTGAGGCGACGCTGGACGTGCCGCCCGGAGATTACCGGCTCGTGGTGGAACTCCCCGGGTTCGAACCGGCCACGGTCGAAGCGTCGGTGCGACCCTCGGAGACGGCCGAGGCCGTCGCGACCTTGTCGATCGGCGGATATGCCGAACAGGTGGCCGTGCGCGCCCAGCCTGAAACCTTCGTGCCGCCGACTGCCGATGGACAGGTCGAGACCTTGAGTCCGAAAGAGATCGAGCAATTGCCCGACGATCTCGATGAGCTCGCACTCGCGATCGAAGCCCTTGCTGGCGTCGGCGCGGAAATCCGCGTCAACGGATTCGAGGGTGGCGCGCTCCCGCCGAAGAACCAGATCCAGGTCGTGCGCATCCGGAAGGACCCGTTCAGCACCGACAGCATGGGCGCCGGGCAGGTGCGCGTCGAGATCATCACGCGTCCGGGCGGCTCCACGTGGACGCACGAGGTCTCGGCCGGACTCCGCGATCAGTCTCTGGACGCCCGGCCGCCCTTCTCGCAGGTCCACCCGGACGGACGCACGCGGCGGCTGAACTGGAGCTTCAGCGGCCCGATCGTCAGGCAGCGCTCGTCGATGTCGGGTCGTTTATCCGTGCGCGACGGCTACGATGCGCAGCCCATCATCGCCACGGGCGCCCCGACCGAGGTCCCGTCCCTGGCGAACACGGAGCACAGTCGCTTCGATGCCGAACTGCGCGTCGAGCACGCGATCAATGCCACCCAGACGCTGCGCGGCGAGTACCAACGCTGGGACTCGAGAGGCGACAACCTCGGCGTCGGTGAGTTCGAGCTGCCCGAGCGCGCGTTCAGCGACGACAGCATCGGCGATATCGCGCGGATCTCGGCCATCGGCACCATCGGCAGGCACTTGCTCAACGAGGTGCGGCTCGAGTACGTGGATATCCGCAACTCGGTGGACTCCGTGAGCAACGCCGTCGGCATCAACGTGCCCAATGCCTTCCGATCCGGCGGCGCCCAGCGGGCCGGTGGACGACGGGACCAGGAGATCGAGATCGCTCAGACCGTCGACCTGATCAGTCATCCGAAGCACAAGGTGCGATTCGGCTTCGAAACAGAGCTCGGGTGGACGCGCACCGACCGCATCGACAACTACGTCGGCGTGTTCACCTTCTCGAGCCTGGCTGACTACGAGGCGGGCACGCCGCAGCAGTTCTCGCGCCGCACCGGTAACCCGCTCGTGACGTACGACCGGCAGGAGTTCAGCTGGTTCGCCTACGACGAGGTCGAGATGCGCGAGGGCCTGCGCTTCGGCTTCGGCTTCCGGCACGACATCCAGTCGTTGCTCGACGATGCCAACAACATCGCGCCGCGGGCGAGCCTGTCCTGGACGCCGAAGGAGCGGCCGAAGACGACGGTGACGGCCGGCGTGGGTCTGTTCAACGAGTGGTACCAGCCGTGGGTGTACGAGCAGTCGCTGCAGCTCGATGGCACTCATCTGCGCGACGTCATCATCCGCGATCCCGGCTACCCCAATCCGCTGGACGGCCAGGGCGCGGAGGCCTTGCCGCCACCGAGCATCATCCGCGAGTCCGCCGCGGACCTCGACATGACGTACACGGCCCGCGCGTCGGTAGGCGTCGAGCATCGCTTCTCGCAACAGCTGCGCGTGCAGTTGAACGTCTATGGGCAGTCCGCGCAGGATCGGCTCCGGAGTCTCAACGCCAACGCGCCGGTCGCCGGCGTCTTTCCCGACCCCGAATTCGAGCGCATCACCGAGATCGAATCCACCGGTCGCGCGCGATCGGCGGGGTTCGACTCGAGCGTCCGGCTCGCGCGACAGGACGGCAAGGCGTCCGGCCTCGTGCGCTACCAGTACGCACAGGCGTGGAACGACTCCGACGGACCGACGACGCTGCCCGCAGACAGCCGGGACCTCGACGCGGAGTGGGGACCGGCGTCATGGGATGTGCGGCACCGCGTGTTCGGCTTCGTGCGCATGGAGTTGCCGATGGGACTGCGCGCCAACGCGTGGGGCGATCTCGCGTCGGGCGCGCCGTACACAGTACGTACGGGGCTCGACGACAACAGCGACACGGTCTTCACCGATCGGCCCGAGGGTCTCGGCCGCAACACCGAGCGCGGCACGTGGCAGCGCACGCTCAACCTGCGCCTCGGATGGCGCCCGGAGCTTCTCGATGGCGGGTCAGCCTCGGACGGTGCGACACCGGGTCCGAAGCCGAGTCCGCGCGGTGTCGAGTT